From a single Microbacterium murale genomic region:
- a CDS encoding potassium-transporting ATPase subunit F → MIVFEIAAVALAVAAIVYLVVALVAPEKF, encoded by the coding sequence GTGATCGTCTTCGAGATCGCCGCCGTGGCTCTCGCCGTCGCCGCGATCGTCTACCTCGTGGTCGCCCTCGTCGCACCGGAGAAGTTCTGA
- the kdpA gene encoding potassium-transporting ATPase subunit KdpA: MDATIWFGILQAATLIVALVLLYRPLGDGIAHVYSSARDLRVERGIYRLIGVDSASEQTWRAYARSVLAFSLVGFLLVYGLQRLQAFLPQSLGLPAVPEGLAFNTAASFVANTNWQSYSPEQTMGYVVQLAGLTVQNFASAAVGLTIAIALIRGLSRRGSATIGNFWVDLIRGLGRILLPIALIGAVALIVGGVVQNFAGFTEVQTVSGGTQTIPGGPVASQEAIKLLGTNGGGFFNANSAHPFENPTAWTSLLEIILVLAIPFALPRTFGRMIGDHRQGYAIAAVMGTIFLLSTFALSALELAGRGTAPELAGAAMEGKEQRFGILGSTLFGSATTLTSTGAVNSMHDSYTALGGMMPMLNMMLGEVAPGGVGSGLYGMLVLAIIAVFVGGLLIGRTPEYLGKRIGPREIKLASLYILVVPALVLGGTALSFAIPGIREDVESTSILNPGVHGMSEVLYAFTSAANNNGSAFAGLTANTPWFNTALGIAMLLGRFIPIVLVLALAGSFAAQERIPATSGTLPTHRPQFVGLLLAVTVIVTALTYFPVLTLGPLAEGLV; this comes from the coding sequence ATGGATGCCACTATCTGGTTCGGCATCCTCCAGGCCGCGACGCTCATCGTCGCCCTCGTGCTCCTCTACCGCCCACTCGGAGACGGCATCGCGCACGTCTACTCCTCGGCACGCGACCTTCGCGTCGAGCGCGGCATCTACCGCCTGATCGGCGTCGACTCCGCATCGGAGCAGACCTGGCGCGCCTACGCGCGCAGCGTGCTCGCCTTCTCGCTGGTCGGGTTCCTCCTGGTATACGGGCTGCAGCGCCTGCAGGCGTTCCTGCCGCAGTCGCTCGGGCTCCCGGCCGTGCCGGAGGGCCTCGCGTTCAACACCGCCGCGTCCTTCGTGGCCAACACGAACTGGCAGTCGTACTCGCCCGAGCAGACCATGGGCTACGTCGTACAGCTCGCCGGTCTCACGGTGCAGAACTTCGCCTCCGCGGCTGTCGGCCTCACGATCGCGATCGCTCTGATCCGCGGGCTCTCCCGTCGCGGCTCCGCGACGATCGGCAACTTCTGGGTCGACCTCATCCGCGGACTCGGCCGCATCCTGCTGCCGATCGCCCTGATCGGGGCCGTCGCCCTGATCGTCGGAGGCGTCGTGCAGAACTTCGCCGGCTTCACCGAGGTGCAGACCGTCTCGGGCGGGACGCAGACGATTCCCGGCGGGCCGGTGGCCTCGCAGGAGGCGATCAAACTGCTGGGCACGAACGGAGGCGGATTCTTCAACGCGAACTCCGCGCACCCGTTCGAGAATCCCACGGCCTGGACGAGCCTGCTGGAGATCATCCTCGTGCTCGCGATCCCCTTCGCACTGCCGCGCACCTTCGGGCGCATGATCGGCGACCACCGCCAGGGCTACGCGATCGCGGCCGTCATGGGCACGATCTTCCTGCTCTCGACGTTCGCCCTGTCCGCCCTCGAACTGGCAGGCCGCGGCACCGCACCCGAACTCGCCGGCGCCGCCATGGAGGGTAAGGAGCAGCGATTCGGCATCCTCGGATCAACACTGTTCGGCAGTGCGACGACCCTCACCTCCACCGGCGCGGTGAACTCCATGCACGACTCCTACACGGCGTTGGGCGGCATGATGCCGATGCTCAACATGATGCTCGGCGAGGTCGCCCCCGGCGGCGTCGGCTCGGGCCTCTACGGAATGCTCGTGCTCGCGATCATCGCCGTGTTCGTCGGCGGGCTGCTCATCGGGCGCACGCCCGAATACCTCGGCAAGCGGATCGGGCCGCGGGAGATCAAACTCGCGAGCCTCTACATCCTGGTCGTGCCGGCACTCGTGCTGGGCGGCACCGCCCTGAGCTTCGCCATTCCGGGCATCCGGGAAGACGTCGAATCGACCAGCATCCTGAACCCCGGCGTGCACGGCATGAGCGAGGTGCTCTATGCGTTCACCTCGGCAGCCAACAACAACGGCTCCGCGTTCGCCGGCCTCACCGCGAACACTCCGTGGTTCAACACCGCGCTGGGCATCGCGATGCTGCTCGGACGGTTCATACCGATCGTGCTCGTGCTGGCTCTCGCCGGTTCGTTCGCAGCGCAGGAGCGCATCCCCGCGACATCAGGGACGCTCCCCACCCACCGGCCGCAGTTCGTCGGCCTCCTCCTCGCCGTGACGGTCATCGTCACCGCGCTCACGTACTTCCCGGTGCTCACTCTGGGCCCGCTCGCCGAAGGACTCGTCTGA